In Synechococcus sp. CB0101, a genomic segment contains:
- a CDS encoding DOMON-like domain-containing protein has protein sequence MQPLQPFEPSPELQSIQLNGEAIWQAGMLSLRFTLACPDDWLRLPPATAAPARRHNLWQSTCFEAFIGRPGDPAYQELNLAPNGNWNLYALTGYRENLKEWPEIRELPYSLRRSSQRLELACQLDLRELIAADQPLELSLTAVLDHSDLGCSYWAWQHRGEQADFHLRQSFQRLEASGG, from the coding sequence ATGCAGCCCCTGCAGCCGTTTGAACCAAGCCCCGAACTGCAATCGATCCAGCTGAACGGTGAGGCCATCTGGCAAGCCGGGATGCTGAGTCTGCGGTTCACGCTCGCGTGCCCAGACGATTGGCTGCGGCTACCACCGGCCACGGCTGCGCCGGCAAGGCGGCACAACCTCTGGCAGAGCACCTGTTTTGAAGCGTTCATCGGCCGGCCCGGTGACCCTGCCTACCAGGAATTGAACCTGGCGCCGAATGGAAACTGGAATCTGTATGCCTTAACGGGGTACCGAGAAAACCTGAAGGAGTGGCCGGAGATCCGGGAGCTTCCCTACAGCCTGCGGCGCTCCAGCCAGCGCCTGGAGCTGGCCTGTCAGCTGGATCTGCGTGAGTTGATCGCAGCGGATCAGCCGCTGGAGCTCTCGCTCACGGCCGTGCTGGATCACAGCGATCTCGGCTGCAGCTACTGGGCCTGGCAGCACCGAGGCGAACAAGCCGACTTCCATCTCCGCCAAAGCTTTCAACGACTGGAAGCCAGCGGCGGCTGA